A single region of the Desmonostoc muscorum LEGE 12446 genome encodes:
- a CDS encoding 3'-5' exonuclease yields MTKKPLVVNQPEEEARLLYVAMTRAIEQLIMSCDRSSEFTSRLETALSKVAAKVT; encoded by the coding sequence ATGACCAAAAAGCCCTTAGTCGTCAACCAGCCAGAAGAAGAAGCGCGATTACTTTACGTGGCGATGACACGGGCAATTGAGCAACTGATTATGAGTTGCGATCGCTCCTCAGAGTTTACCAGTCGTTTGGAGACGGCATTAAGTAAAGTAGCAGCGAAAGTAACTTGA